In the genome of Bradyrhizobium arachidis, one region contains:
- a CDS encoding HAD-IA family hydrolase, with product MAIEAVIFDFGGVLTSSPFEAFTRFETERGLPADIIRRTNAANHLENAWAKFERAEVDIDTFDALFSEESRALGAQVRGRDVLPLLQGDLRPEMVEALKRIKAQFKTGCITNNLPANAIGSMTGRSLYIAEVMVLFDHVIESAKIGLRKPDPRIYGMMVETLKVDPKKCIYLDDLGVNLKPAREMGMTTIKVTSGSQAIAELEAATGLKLS from the coding sequence GTGGCGATCGAGGCAGTGATCTTTGATTTTGGCGGCGTTTTGACCAGTTCGCCGTTCGAGGCATTCACACGGTTCGAGACGGAGCGCGGATTGCCCGCCGACATCATCCGCCGCACCAACGCTGCCAATCACCTGGAAAACGCCTGGGCCAAGTTCGAGCGGGCCGAGGTCGACATCGACACGTTCGATGCCTTGTTCTCGGAGGAGTCGCGCGCGCTCGGCGCGCAAGTGCGTGGCCGCGACGTGCTGCCGCTGCTCCAGGGCGATCTGCGCCCCGAGATGGTCGAGGCGCTCAAGCGCATCAAGGCGCAATTCAAGACCGGCTGCATCACCAACAATCTCCCCGCCAACGCCATCGGCAGCATGACCGGACGCTCGCTTTACATTGCCGAAGTGATGGTGCTGTTCGACCACGTCATCGAGTCCGCCAAGATCGGCCTGCGCAAGCCCGATCCGCGAATCTACGGGATGATGGTGGAGACGCTGAAGGTCGATCCGAAGAAGTGCATTTATCTCGACGATCTCGGCGTCAACCTGAAGCCGGCGCGGGAGATGGGCATGACCACGATCAAGGTCACGAGCGGCTCGCAAGCGATCGCGGAGCTCGAGGCGGCGACGGGGTTGAAGCTGAGCTAG
- a CDS encoding S1 family peptidase, which translates to MKKLAALIIAALLATPAHAIVGGGTPQADGVARAVVTIVGSRGNFCTGSLIAPKIVLTVAHCVQPGADYKIVDRGTDGAPQLLNVRTVATHPSFNMQAMQAHRATADVALLQLDIPLKGKSTVVVGAPNIPIQVGGRFVIAGIGVTVRGDGKSGGATRVAGLVATGQPGTLQIRLVDPVTNGVRDGIGACTGDSGGPVFEDKPSGPVLVGLISWSTGPNGAAGCGGLTGVTPLTLYRDWILQTARSWGAAL; encoded by the coding sequence ATGAAGAAGCTCGCAGCCCTCATCATTGCCGCTCTGCTCGCCACCCCCGCTCACGCCATCGTCGGCGGCGGCACGCCGCAGGCCGATGGCGTTGCACGCGCGGTCGTCACCATTGTCGGCTCGCGCGGCAATTTCTGTACCGGCAGCCTGATCGCGCCGAAAATCGTGCTGACGGTTGCGCATTGCGTGCAGCCCGGCGCGGACTACAAGATCGTCGATCGCGGCACCGACGGTGCGCCGCAATTGCTGAACGTGCGCACCGTCGCGACCCATCCGAGCTTCAACATGCAGGCGATGCAGGCGCATCGCGCCACTGCCGACGTGGCGCTGTTGCAACTCGATATTCCACTCAAGGGAAAATCGACGGTCGTGGTCGGCGCGCCGAATATTCCGATCCAGGTCGGCGGCCGCTTCGTCATCGCCGGCATCGGCGTCACCGTGCGCGGCGACGGCAAGAGCGGCGGCGCCACGCGCGTTGCCGGTCTCGTTGCGACAGGGCAGCCCGGCACGCTTCAAATTCGCCTGGTCGATCCCGTAACCAACGGTGTTCGCGACGGAATCGGCGCCTGTACCGGCGATTCCGGCGGTCCCGTGTTCGAGGACAAGCCGAGTGGTCCCGTGCTTGTCGGTCTTATCAGCTGGTCCACAGGACCGAATGGCGCCGCCGGCTGCGGCGGCTTGACCGGCGTCACGCCGCTCACGCTCTATCGCGACTGGATCTTGCAGACCGCGCGGAGCTGGGGCGCAGCGTTGTAG